DNA sequence from the Propionispora hippei DSM 15287 genome:
AGAAGAATTAAGAAGTTTCAGGCGAAGCTGGTTGCTCAGGAGCTGGATGGCGCACTGCTCCTGTTAAACGCTGATCTGTATTACTTTACCGGTACGGTGCAAAACTCGTTTTTATATATCCCAGCCGGCGGTGAGCCGGTACTTATGGTCAGACGCAGTGTCAGCCGGGGGCGGACGGAATCGCCGCTGACGAACATCGTGCCCATCAGAAGTCCGAAAGAAATGCCGGATATTCTTGCTTCGTTTGGTTACCGGGACGTTAAGCGCGTCGGCATGGAGCTGGATGTACTGCCCTTTAATCTTTACCAGACCTACAGAAAGCTGTTTTCCCCGGCGGAGCTTAGCGATGTTTCACCGCTCATTAAGGAAATCCGCGCCATTAAGACGCCTCATGAGATTGGCCTTCTCCGGCAGGCTCTGCAGGTGGTGGACAAGGCATTTCAGGCCGTACCGTCCTTCTTAAAGGAAGGTATGACCGAATTGGAAGCGGCGGCTTTATTTGAGGCCGAATTGCGGCAACGGGGTTACGCGGGCTGCTGCAAAATGAGGTCGTTTAACCAGGAGTTCTTTTACGGCAATGTCTGCAGCGGCAGCAGCGGCTTTGATCCCAGCTTTTTTGACGGGCCGGTGGGCGGCTCGGGTGCGTGTCCTTCCCATCCCCAGGGAGCCGGTTGGAAAAAGATCAGCCGTAATGAAGTGGTGTATATTGACTATACCTCGCTCATTGAGGGCTATACGGGCGATCAGTCGCGGGTGTTCTGTATCGGTGAACTGAGTCCGCAACTGGTAAAAGCCTTTGAGGCAGCACTTGCCATTCAAAAAGCAGTGCTGGCCAGCATAAAGCC
Encoded proteins:
- a CDS encoding M24 family metallopeptidase; translation: MNYTPAAEIERRIKKFQAKLVAQELDGALLLLNADLYYFTGTVQNSFLYIPAGGEPVLMVRRSVSRGRTESPLTNIVPIRSPKEMPDILASFGYRDVKRVGMELDVLPFNLYQTYRKLFSPAELSDVSPLIKEIRAIKTPHEIGLLRQALQVVDKAFQAVPSFLKEGMTELEAAALFEAELRQRGYAGCCKMRSFNQEFFYGNVCSGSSGFDPSFFDGPVGGSGACPSHPQGAGWKKISRNEVVYIDYTSLIEGYTGDQSRVFCIGELSPQLVKAFEAALAIQKAVLASIKPGTLAEEPYLLALKLAEEMGYKDHFMGYKDHQVKFLGHGIGLELDEWPIFAKGMKTPLQPGMTFALEPKFVFPEGAIGTENSFVMTETGPEYLSITPEVITYLP